GGTGTTGGGCCAACTGATCAAGAGTAAGTTCCTCGGTCTTATGTTTGAGTTCCTTTTTGTAATCTTTCCAAGCTGTAGGCAGTTTGTCAATAACAGAGGAGACAACAATAGATTCATCCATATGCATGTTCTTAACCTTAAACTGACTGAGGATATACTGAATCTCATGCAACTGATCAATGACCGGCTTTGTATCAACCACGCAATAattcataaactgactaacaagaaATTTCTTACTTGTAGCGTCATCAAAAAGATACTTATCGTTAAGTGCATCCCAAAGTTCCTTTGCTGTCATTGAATTCTGATAGACGTCGAATAGTGAATCTGACAGTGCATTGAGGATGTGTCCTCTATAGATGTAGTCATCATTCTCCCACTTGCCCCTTTCACGAGCCTGCTCCATAGTTTCATCATCTGGATTTTTCGGTATCTCCAGACTCGAAGTAGTCAAAACATACACCACGTTCAAGGTCATTAGATAGAAGTGCATCTTCTTCTGCCAACGCCTAAAATTCCCACCTTCAAACCGCTCCAATTTCAGAAAGTTTTGTGCCATCTTCTGTAGAGACATCGCCATCGCTAATACTGTCTTTAGATTGATGGAGAAATTGGCTGCAGCAAATTCTAAACTGTTGGCGAAACCtccacaaatgctgaaatacgcttcgagtcacgactatgtcgctttcctaaagacagtatttgcccccaccaataccggtatgcaaagggttacagcaaacctgccttcaagataaatcgaagcccgaactaGAAGTTCTTACCGTTTAtgtttgcactaacgaaacaGACAGAATACCTGCTGAACGGAAATgagaaccgagaaccactgcgttctgttttctgcagcaaaacagaataCAAAATGAATACTAGGAAGTATAGAGAGATGTGGaatttcggatttttttttgtgtgtacgAATTCTGtcaagtagtggtctatttataggccactacgtACCCATTAAGAATGGGTATGCACCTGATCTAGATTGACCATTGGATCAGATCCTACGGTTTAGATCGATCAGTCGCacccagtcacaccgaactggtgtattgtttcactcacacccaatcggatttgatccaatccgttggatcgagcccaTTCGCGGCCGACGGCTGAGATCGCAACTCTACGAACTAACGTACCGGTAGGCTCGAgttgcacccgatcggaaccgctccgtGTGACTCACCTGCCACGCGTGTACACGCAGCATCCACGTCACCGTcaccttactgccaactcgcaataagaaatggTGCCCACAAGGCGCCGACgtgctaagtgcaaagtgcgccgctaaagcgccacaatgcaccacagcccacgCCACACAGCCCAGgccgcgcgcgcgcgtgcgTGTATgagtgtgtaccggctctgccAGTATGGTGCGAAGCACGAaagggctgcaccacactagatcacGACTAGGCTCAATCCAAACCTTGTTAGCAAATAGTCTTCTAGTTCCCTTTGGTGCTTCGCACGATCGACTAGGCATGTTTAGTGGATGGTAAACACCGGTATGGTAAACACCATACCGGTGACACCATACCGGTTTGCTAGACTAGTCTTCtagttccggggacacctaaaaaaacacctcatagtttccgatcaaattttgatgatccgagccgctcaatatgatcagaatgtgattttaaaggtacccgcgaaaaatcagcaaaaaaatgaccggatagggcttgatccgaacagtttcaaacagttttttattgaactgttcaaataaaaacttctcaaatcaagtctttcccggtcattttttttgctaatttctcgcaggcacccttaaaatcacattctgcacacattgaacggttcggatcataaaaatttaatcaggaactatgagattgagatttggggtgtttttttggatgtccctTAAACCGTCCCGATATCAAAGAAACAGAGGTTTTCGACTTCGAATTCAACAGGCAGAAGAGCCCTATCGGGCAGGGCTGCACCTATGTTTGAGGGGGTTCAAGCGAACACTCTAGACTCGAAAAATGcactaaattttcattttttttatacgtataatttgatttttctttcatacTGTCAATACTGAATTGTTCACTGAAGCCAGTGCCGCTGCTGATGAGTACATAGATATTCCTGATGTCACACCCCAAATCCGGGAGCATGACCAGCCATGTACCAtgaagcaatcatgggacacaaagcctaattaaaaatatttttaactacttgaaataaataaagaaaaattggatattttattacaataaatgTGCGACACGAAgctaatatttttttcttaagcaaatgaCACGATATCCGATTTTCTAATCTCCAAATTCCACCATGAACtgctaataaataaaagtgcagaaactaataaataaaagtacaGAAGCTATTTGacaatagaaaataaataaaaatgcagacGCCCTAGAGGTCCAACAGAAGGTCCCAACAATGCCACAGAGTCCACTAcaatgctccatgaactaacctgaaaaagaaaggtggaataaatccgtcaactgacgagctcagtgagtagttaagcatgctaaagATAATGAGTACAACGCGGCATACGTATAGACAAATGATAACCGAAAGCTCCATGAAATGGTTCTCAATAGTAATGATCGATGGGTCAACGAATATCAATAACTAACTAAATAAGAAATGACAAGGTGAACGGCCAACAAGTAGTACCAATGGCCTCAACAATTGATTAACTAATACCAGGATCAATAATCGAATAGCACTAATGGGCATTTACATCAAACAGTTTGCCAGATGATATTCAGAATGACCAACAACAATAATATGGAAATTCAAATCAAAGTGGGAACCATAATCACCAATTACCAAGTACCAATTatcaaatgccaaatattttctcagggcttcGCCCGTTGGATCAACACCGTACTTAAAGTCATCACAGGATGGCGCCTAggaccttttccctaagccgatccgaaatagggtcacagggtatttcacaagtcttttccctatccgttgagcactagagtcacagggtatttcacaagtcttttccctagcggccaaagtcaccacgatatctcacgggtcttttccttggactttaataattacaaatataatccatggtcccaaacacaaataaaacAACGGCGAACCAGAGTCACCTGCACCAGGAATATTCTCTGTGTCGTTGCAGAGTCATAATAACATTATggagcaacaagaaaaatatgggcaatccaacaatcgaaaatatcatcaataaaccttgtatgccaaagggtacgtcaaACGTCAATAAATATGAGAGCGACGAATAAGAACATCACTTATCGAATTACAACGAGTAAACGAATTGTTAAGAACAGATAGGCTCAAGGAGAATCCAaaagaagggatcacatgcttaacccCTCACCTCGGTTGAATAGATAAATCACGAAAAGCAATATTGCTCGAGTACTCCGCTAGTCTGAACAAAACGAATGCATGTACGGAAATCAATTCAATGAAAACGGCTACTCTAGTTACCACTGAAACTAATAACAATATAATTATTACTAATATTGATCCTCCTTAAGTTAACTCCAGGAACTACCTTATGGGTTAATCTCTCAATTCTCTCGTCTCGACACACGCACACACTGCACATGCCTACAGGTTCataatatacttatatatatacatattaacacatgcatgcacacctctctctctctctcctcgccacCAAACAAAATTCCACCGTCATCAAACCAAAATCCATAATTCTATGTATATCTATAACTACTATAAACAATATACCCAGCAAGGAGAAAAGAGACGATGAAAACATTAAGCTTACCCAACGATTTACTGATCCGGAAACTATCGACGAACTCTCAACTGCGGCTACTCGTTCACATTGTTCTCCTccccaagaaataaaataaccCCACTTCTCAGATGTTTCCTCACTCTAATAAACTGTCCACGTTCAAACTCAAAACTTATCTAGTCTAATTACACAATCTACCTAATATTATTtagatgatgctatggtgtccccggtcattttagggataccgtaatttttggcataacttcaccattatgagcataactaaaacctattacaagcataaccgaacccaaacaaagtataaccaaggaatatccaaaaaatcaaccaaggcataaccaaacccaaccaaggcataacaaataagttatgctttgttatggttctgttatcctcataatggttttggctATGCTCATAATTGGTtatggttatactcataatggttttgttatgccaaaagttacggtgtccccaaaatgaccggagacaccgaagtcattccctattattattattattattctttttttattagcaagaagtttgaaaaagaaaaatgaaagatttaataaTTTGggtgaaatatatatatatatatatatatatatatatattactgaAAAAGTGGAATGTCACACCTGAGGCTAGGCGAATTAACATGCATGTGAGCAAAATATAAATGCCCCCTGCATTCTTTCCAGTGTGTGTACATTGACACACATATATAGACAATTTACTAACTAATTGGCTTGACATTATGCATGCGCACATGCAACGTCCTACCCTTCACAGGGGCAACAAGGGGATTACGTACCAAAGATTCCAATCCAAGTCATAAATAGGGGTGACAAAAGGTCTTGCTCACTCTCCTTATTTAGGTGGAAACTATTTACCACAACCAGTAAACTCATCTGAAAGGTTGGGCGATTTACAGCTGTACGTATGTGTTGCGgtatttcaaaagaaaaatataagtCCATATTGGGCGATTTAGCAAATgtagaaattaaaatatatttaagTCAATATTGTATAGCTGTATCTTGTAGAATTTTTAGCTAGCTAGACCTAAATAAGAACACCACGACATTGGAGATGAGGTTCTTCCATTAATTCTTCCACGGCATGATTGTATATAATCTTCAACGGTACGTACTTTGTTCTCAAAATAGCCTACTAGGCTTTTTCAATCAAAATGCATGGTTGTATTAGGCTTTTTTaatctccctatctactacagGCCGtgaattaattaatttgactgaattcattttccttttgctcTCTCTCATGTGAATATACCAGTGGACTGCATCTCACCCAATTCAATAGCTAGATGTCTATCATTTCCACTTTATATTGAAAAAAACCAAGCCAAGAATATCTCCCTAAACAAAATATCAAATCAGGCCCACAGGCCACAACATACAAACACCTCGATCGAGCAATAACAATTAGAAATcgcaataaaaaaataataataataagttgCATATAGTTCTACTAGTTTTTGACCCCATTAATCGAACATCCTATCTGCGCCCCTAGTCACAGTAGATAAGGGTCGCAAGAACGAGGATTATATAAAGAGTCATAACCAAAGAAAAGCAGAGTGAATGCATAAAATCTTTATTACATTGATAACGGGCCAGGACGTATCAAGCCATTGCTAGCTTCCTTTTCCCTTATGACAGGAACAATGGGATACTCTGCTCATACCGAAAGAAGTTACTTGGATCAACTTGGGTCTTGATTTGTGCCAGCCTCTTGAAATTACTATTGAAGTACTTCAATCCCCAAACACTTGCTTGTCCATAGCTTTCATTCTCGTTCCCATTAATCCCCAAGTCAAGATCTCTGTAATTAAGAAAGGCAGATCTTGGATTGCTCGAAACAAAAGGTGTCATATATCCGTAAAGCCTTCTAATCCAATTCACATTCTCCTCTGTTTCCTCCTCTGTTTCCCAAGTAACCACATTTTGGATTTCGTACAAGTTCCCACTTCTATGTGGGAAAGGGATCTCAAATTCCGAAATCTCGCTCATTCTACCACCGTAAGGGGTCCAAATCATATAACCACTTTCTTCTTCAAGAAGTATGTTCCACAGCCCATCTAACCCTTCTTCCGATATGGGTTCCTTCACGTAATCCGATTTTGCCTTGAAATAGGACTTGTTCGTGTTATTCCTATTAAGCAAAACATCGTACGATCCCTCGGTTGAGAATCCGGCAACGTAAAGGACCGACTGGATCCAACTCATCTCGATGCAGTCCTTTTGCTCCACTCCCAACTCATGAAAACTGTTCTCCATCATAGTCAAGAGTTGCTCACGTCTGCCCAAAAAAACAGCCGCAAAGGTAACTGCAATCGTTTTGTTTGAATTTCCACTCGCCGAATCAGCAACTCCTATAATAAGACGGATAAATAGATCTTGAGAGAGTTTATTTGCTACGAGCTGCCACTTCTGAACGAGCTGTGTTGCACCTTGTTCCAATGACTTTTGGATTAAGAACACAGTAACTGTGGATGGAACTGGAACAAGCTTTATTTTCCAAGAGAAAATGATTCCAAAGCTcgctcctcctccacctctaaTAGCCCAAAAAAGTTCTTCCCCCATCGACTTCCTATCGAATATCCTTCCGTTTACACCTACTATTTGAGCATCAACGACATTATCTGCGGCCAGGCCATATTTTCTGCACATGGTACCCATTCCACCTCCACTTAAGTGCCCTCCAACGCCTATCGTGGGGCAAGTACCAGCTGGAAAACCGTAAATCTTGCTTTCTTCAGCAATTGCGTGGTACAATTCACCTAGTGTTGCACCTGAATCGACCCACGCAGTCTTATTTTCCACATCGATAGTGATGGACCGGAGATTGGAAAGGTCGACGATGATGAATGAGATGTGGGATACATATGAAAGGCCCTCGTAGTCGTGACCCCCACTTCGGATACGTATGTTAATGTTGTTTTCCTCGGAACAAGTGACGGCTGCTTGAATGTGGGATTTGTCAAGTGGCCGAATAATGAGTTGTGGTTTTGGTGTGGACTTAGTCACAAATCGGAGGTTTTGAGCAGAAGATTGCAAGACCGAGGTGTAGGAAGGAGTGGTTGTGGTGAAAATGACATTGGAAGGGGAATCGGAGACGGAAAGATTAGTTTTGGATTGAAAGCATTTGAGAAAGTTATTGGAGGCTGAGTCTGAAGTTGCTGATGGAATTGAGACACAGAAGAGGAAAGCTAATGTGAGAAAGCCAAAAACAGATATTTTCATATCTTCTCTCAGCACTTGAATTGGATGATAATTCTATTAACATCAAAAGTCTGATCCATTTTGTTGTAACACATGCAGGGGCATGGTTGAAAGATtcatatatagatagatagataagaCACGTATTAGCAAGTTcaattgaatttcttttgtaaaaGTCAAAGTGTAATTCATTGAGCAAATACTAGTAGTATCTCATTTGGGGGATAGGAAAattcaacatattttttgaatatacaTAAAATTGTACTTTGGGCATTAACAGTAAACAGCCGTACGCACAGAAGGGCATAGTTTACAAGTGCCTGCTGGCGAatattcaaagaaaacaaacttttgTGTATACAGATTACAGCATATCAACATTAATTTAGGAAACTAAACTTTCCCGAATTGGCTTAAGAACTATGTTAAGTAGCTTCGGCATTAACAGAACCCAGACACGGCATTGCAGGCTGTacggcattttttttttttttttcctggttaGACATCTAGCCTAATCTTAAGGAGGTGAAGGGGTACCGCTAGGCGGTATATGGATAAGGCAAGCCCAAAGGGCATTTACCACCACAACAAGCACTCGCCCTCTTGACGAGAATCGAACCTGTGTGGTATAAGGCATGTTAGGATTATATACTTTTTAGatgaaattaaataggcatcctatatgagtttgaatacttatgttttcatcatcAAAATGCATTATTGCCCCATTATAAGTCTATCTATATAATGAAGGACCCCTATGTAAATTGTTCCcgcaatatatttacatatacgTATATATACCAGACGTTTCCAATTCATACAATTCTAGGGATTAGGCTAATCCtatttgaaaaccaaataacCAATTCCGTTCCACCACTACTACACCActcaacaagaagaagaaatccaAGTCCACCACAACCACACAATCCGTAGTGGCTCTAACAACACCACAGAGTACTCGAAGTCCATTTACTCATCATCAAGTCCACACAATCGATCCTatttgtcatgtttgtgaaaCTTATCATGTTTGAACTCACTTATTTTATGTTagttgtagggggatgaaaacaattggtgcttagaaCAGCACTAGACAGCGAcggctactcgtgcctcttcatcGGAATCCTATTTTGTTGTCAGAACCcgaatctgcaaaatagacaaggggtaaGCGCACATTTGCCTTTCGTGGCAAagaccctccgatgcctaaattagtatcatgtactcaaaaaaccCTAGTTATCAGTAGGCGAACAATATGAATGCAatatattgcgtaccttttacctctaggttaactttgtttatataggcatacgtatgcttgctgcccaagcatccttattgccctAAGATTTCTATCTCGTATAAGAAACCTGGATATTTAAGATtttcgttcccttatcagtttattaccctagtccttttaggactcatTTCCAtgactggccgaacatcccattcccgttgggtatcttttctagatcctTCATTCTCGAGATCTTTATTCCTTACGTGGTCCCACTGTTTTGGatccttctagaatgttcctcCTGCTTTAGCATTCGAGGTTGCTTTCTCAAGAGTTCTTTCCCTGTTCGGCCACCTCATTGCTGAACAACCTACCTGGACTAGTGACTTAATATGTCTCTTGTCctttatctgccgaacagactgcttggaccagtgacttcacatgtcattagTCCATATCGCCAATCACCACCTTCCACGACGGTTTATCTTATCGTAGTTATTTTGTGGCCCCACGTACCACTTGTTCGGATCCTATTTGTACATGTTCGGAAATACCTCCCTGCATTAgtttctatcattttttttcctgatgaaTAAAATTTGTTGAATCTTGATTTTTCATGAAATAATGTCATGAATATTTGTTGGAATAGGTcataaaataaagggaaaattttcgtagtcatccctctagttttacagttgtctcaatttcgtccctctagtttcaattgtctcaattttatCCCTGTAGTTTGtgttacgttccaaattggtaaaatcgttaacaccgttaatgaaactaatggaaaaatataattaaaaaattaagtgctccaattttcaattcggttgaaccaatgcgaaaatcttatttttttgatcattttatcctaaatgatcgtaatgaatttttgactttaaggcctttcaacgagcacccgaagactccttaattagtttcaagactctcttagggtgctcattgaaaaggccttagagccaaaaatccattatgatcatttaagataaaatgaccaaaaaaataagatcttcacaccggttcaaataaattaaaaattggaacacttaattttttaactatattttttaatatataaacggtgtaaaaaattaagtgttccaattttcaatccgtttgaatcgatgcgaaaatcttatttttctgatcattttatcttaaatgatcataatgaatttttggctctaaggcttttcaatgagcaccttaagagagctctgaaactaaataattaGGAGtaagaagtttttgggtgctcgttgaaaggccttagagccaaaaattcattacgaccatctaggataaaatgatcaaaaaaataagatcttcgcaccagttcaaccggattgaaaattgaagcatttaattttttaatcatatttttccgttagtttcattaatggtgttaacgattttaccaatttgaaaagtaaaacaaactacggggatgaaattgagacaattgaaattAGAtagacgaaattgagacagtcgtaaaactagagggacgactacgaaaatttgccctaaaataaactgctcggatgaagccctttccgatcattttttttgctgatttatcgcgagtatctttaaaatcacattctgatcacattaaatGCATTTCAcgtagtttttcataaaaacactTTAAATGCATTTtcctttccggtcatattttttgccgatttcacgCGTGTAtccttaaaaacatgttctgtaaacattgaatagttcgaatcatcaaaatttgatcgaaaaaggaAAAGCCCTCAACTTAAAGTTAAGGGCGCCCTTAGTAGAAgcttagtgtgtgtgtgtgtgtgtatcgaGGCAGTTCCGAAGATATCTGtaaaaaaacatctcatagttcctaatcaaattttgatgatccgagccgctcaatgtgattagaacgtgattttaagagtacccgcgaaaaatcagaaaaaaaaaaactgctcaaaacaaatACTTCCTGGTCATATTTTtggctaatttctcgcgggcacccttaaaatcacattttgcacatattgaacggttcggatcataaaaatttgatcgaaaactttgagattgagatttgtggtgtttttttagattttttttaggtgtcttgGAACTGCCCCgtatacatttatatatatataaagtccGTCTCCcataaggaccacctcattataataaaatgcagacccccctttcccaatcaaattttaatgattcgagccactcaatgtgtttagaacgcgattttaagagtacccgcgagaaatcagtaaaaaaaaaggaccggaaagggcttcatccaagcagtgtttgtttgtcttttatcgaacgattcaaataaaaactgctcaaatcaagcccttcatttgtttgttttttatcgaatgattcaaataaaaattgctcaaatcaagcccttcattgttattttttttgccgatttctcgcgggtacctttaaaattacattcAGAATACATttagcggctcggatcatcgaaattcgatcggaaaataggagaaatgaggaggtccgcattttaactaaaatgaggacccccTCATGGGAGACTgactgtatgtatatatatatggggaaagtttcaaatgaggaccTCTTAAAATACCgactcccttttccgatcgaatttcgatgatctgagccgctcaatgtgttcagaacgtaattttaagggttcttgttgaaaatcggcaaaaaaaaatgatcggaaagggctttgattttaatagttttttgCTAAACCGTTTAATCAAAAATTGTTCGAATCAAGCTCTtctcagtcatttttttttgctgatttctcgcaagtacccttaaaatcacgttttgatcataTTGTGcgacttggatcatcaaaattaaaTCCAGAAATGGAAGAACTAGGGAGGCCGCATTTTTACTAAAATGAGGACCACCTCATGTGAAACAGACTGATGTAGGAAAAGTTTCAAATGAGAATCTCTTAAAATGCATTATATTAAATGAGGACATCTTAAAGTTTCATAAGTATCCGGTATATTAATTGTGTATTATCACGTTGTAATGACCCAAATTTGCAGGTTAAAATCTTTGACACGGCCAGTGATTTAAAAATCACCACATGCCTTGATATCAACAACTGtaaaattttattctaaaaactCTCAAGtctataaattaaaatatattacaaCAGAGCTTATTAGCGTCCGAACCCAATACAAACTTTGAACTACAGTAAGTAAAATACATCAATGTGGCCAACATACACGTGCCACTTATCATcacattcttttattatttagCCATAACTTCTGAAATCTTCCACATAAAATGAACAaccttctttaaaaaaaaaacctgaatacctgaattttttttatgaaaacacaaaaccaattcaATAAATTACGATATACTGGGGTTACATAAGAAAACATGGGATAATTTGAATAAAGTATGCACAGTATAATCTCAATCACCATAAAACGTGACATCAACATAAAACCTaacataatcaaaataaaatatccCATAGACAAAatcaacaatatttttttttaacttccacGCTCGAATTTGTAATAGGCGTAATACTGGCGGTAGCAtggggagcgaccccagcaAAATAAGGGAAATAATATCAAATTCAAGGGGATACCCGACAATATCCATCGATAGGCACCAAGAGCAGCTTCACTGCCCGTAAATAACTCATTGCCCACAAATAACTCGTTACCCAGATATTGCCTCAAAACTTTTCGTTTCTCTTTCCAAAATTTAATcccatgtttgtttttttaaaattccttttcgCAAAGTTGTGCTTAATATGCACTATGACCCTTCCGTAGAGACGTctatttttctttatatatCCAAACATAACATTTCATAAAAACAATCTGAAAGAATTATGTAGCCAGAGTATATTCGTAACTCACCTTGCAACGAGGCCCAAATTACCGTGCGGATAAGTACTAATTATTTTCGGAGTCCGTGGCCGGTAAAATTATTGGTTACGGGTACAATTCGAGCGGCCCAAACCCAATAATTTTATCAATGGTGATGCCTATGTTAGTTCCtaaaaaaactctctctccctctctattttttttttcgttcctcCCTCCTTCCTTTAATTTTGCTAGCGGTGTGCTTGGTGCATGTGctgtgtgtgtggtgtgtgccgtgtgtgtggAATGGAATGCAAAGGCCATACCATGTGCTATTTATAGTTGAACTAGGTAATAAGATAAGGGTTCTAGAATTAGAATTATTCTAGGTATATCCATTGATGCCTAGAATGTTCATTAAGAATATCTAGGAATTGTAGGATAAGGTTTCTAGAATTAGAATTATTCTAGCATATTCTTTGATGCCTAGGATAAAATTTAGGGATACCTAGAATATTCTTTCTTCGGATTATTCTTCTTAAAACCCCACGATGCTATGTCTCGTGCCACAGTCTGATGCTGTGGAGCAAGGTTTGGCACGATAtctaaaaatcccaaaaaaaacatacatggaatatatatatatatatatatatatatatatatatatatatatatatatatatatatatatatatatatccaactaaagtcatttaccattcCCTCTATATTCACAACATAGTCAGCCTAGAAGAATGG
The sequence above is a segment of the Rhododendron vialii isolate Sample 1 chromosome 13a, ASM3025357v1 genome. Coding sequences within it:
- the LOC131312969 gene encoding berberine bridge enzyme-like 15; the encoded protein is MKISVFGFLTLAFLFCVSIPSATSDSASNNFLKCFQSKTNLSVSDSPSNVIFTTTTPSYTSVLQSSAQNLRFVTKSTPKPQLIIRPLDKSHIQAAVTCSEENNINIRIRSGGHDYEGLSYVSHISFIIVDLSNLRSITIDVENKTAWVDSGATLGELYHAIAEESKIYGFPAGTCPTIGVGGHLSGGGMGTMCRKYGLAADNVVDAQIVGVNGRIFDRKSMGEELFWAIRGGGGASFGIIFSWKIKLVPVPSTVTVFLIQKSLEQGATQLVQKWQLVANKLSQDLFIRLIIGVADSASGNSNKTIAVTFAAVFLGRREQLLTMMENSFHELGVEQKDCIEMSWIQSVLYVAGFSTEGSYDVLLNRNNTNKSYFKAKSDYVKEPISEEGLDGLWNILLEEESGYMIWTPYGGRMSEISEFEIPFPHRSGNLYEIQNVVTWETEEETEENVNWIRRLYGYMTPFVSSNPRSAFLNYRDLDLGINGNENESYGQASVWGLKYFNSNFKRLAQIKTQVDPSNFFRYEQSIPLFLS